The sequence AGTCGATTTTTCTAAGCAGGAAATTGTGTTGTTAAAAAAGGTTTAGAACATACTGTTTATTGCCATTATAACGAAAGAAATGGAGAACGCTAATTAAAGAAAAGGGGATTATATACAAGGTGAGTATCCATGGACTGATAGAAGCCCCCTTTCCTTCTACTGAAGATGTCTTAAAAGGTCAAGGTATCTAATCGCCTACCTGTTCATCAGGTAGTTAACCATGGTTCTCACGCCGAATCCGCTCGCCCCGTACTGATACCAGTCAGAAGATTTCTCCACGTACGAGGGACCGGCTATATCTATATGGACCCACGGAACATCCGAAACGAAATTCTCAAGGAAAAGCGCCGCGGTTATCGCCCCGCCCCACCTGCTCCCGACATTCTTAACGTCTGCAACGCGACTTCTTATTTCCTCTCTTAGCTCCGCATCAAGAGGAAGTTCCCACATCTTCTCGCCGACATCGTCCGCGGAACCTAAAATCGATTTCACGAGATTCGCGTTATTACCCATAACCCCGGCGTTATGGAGGCCAAGTCCAACTATGCAGGCACCGGTAAGGGTTGCGAGATCCACTATCTCGGAAACTCCAAGGCGGACTGCGTAACTGAGTGCATCAGAAAGCGCCACCCTGCCCTCCGCGTCGGTGTTTATAATTTCTATTGTCTTTCCGTTAAGAGCTGTTACCACATCATCCGGTTTGTAGGCAGAAGCGCCGGTCATATTTTCGGTGGCCGGGACAATTCCGTGAACGTTAACGCTGGGAGTCAGTTCCCCGAGCGCTTTCATGGTCCCTAGTACTACCGCCGCACCCGCCATATCCATTTTCATCGTTCTCATACTGTCTGCGGGCTTAAGGCACAGACCTCCCGAATCAAAAGTTATACCCTTGCCCACGATAGCAACTTTTTTGCGGGATTTTACGGGAGGTGAGTAGGAAAGGTGTATGAACCTCGGGGGCTCACTACTTCCAAAGGAAACCGCTGAGAGTCCTCCCATTCCCATTTGCCTTATCTCATCCCTATCAAGGACCTTGCAGCTGATGTGTTCTGATCCTTCGGAAATCGAAAAAGCATGTTCTGCGAGAATCGAGGGGGTAAGGATATTCGGAGGATCGTTAACAAGATCCCTTGAAAAAGCTACGCTACTTGAAACAGCGCTGGCATATGCGGCCTCACCGCTGAAATAATTGGCCGAAATCTTCCTTGACGCTATGCACACTTTCTCTATCCGGTTTTTCCTTCTTCCTGAAGACTTAAACTTCCCGTATTCATAGGTGCCGCAAGCCATGCCCTCGAGAAAAATCTTAAGAAACTCCCTATCCACGTTGGAAAAATCAACGGAGACGGTGCGGGAATGCTGGCCGGTTCTTGCAACCGCAATATTTGCGGCGCGAAAAGCCTCAAGTGCCCCGAAATTTTCTTTTTTCCCAAGCCCAAGGAGAACGACTGTTTTCGTATTGAAATCGCCCGGGGTATCAACTACAACCGTTTTTCCGAAAGCGCCTTTAAAATCAGACGACTTCACTTTGTCTGAAAGGAATCCTCCGAGTTTACTATCGATTTTTCTAGCGGCAGCTGGAAGCCTCTGCCCCTCATAACAGAAAAAAACAACTGAATCCGACTCGACGTCGGCGATATTATCCTTTATCAGAAAAAACTCCATTTCTTCACCATTCAATCCAGATTTAAAAATACAGCCCAAATACAGATGTTTAACAAGAAGGTAATTCTACACTACCAACACCCGGTAAAACAAAAAGAATCTTTTAATATGGGGGTTTTTCAAATATGATTTAACCGTCTAATCCAACTAAAAAGAGAAAATCACCCATGATTCAAGAAGAAAGAATGACCCGTCATCTGATGGATATCATACAAATAGACAGTCCATCAAAAAAGGAAAAAGATGTAGCCCTAAGGCTTGAGGAAGAAATGAGGGACCTAGGCGCTGATTGTTTCTACGACGATGCAGGAGACAAGGTCGAGGGAAACATTGGCAACCTGATAGTAAAACTTCCCGGAACGAAAAAAGACGTCCCGCCGTTTTTTCTCTGCTCTCACATGGACACCGTAAGTCCCGGAGAGGGAATAAAACCAAGAGTGGAAGACGGTGTAATGAGAAGCGATGGTACAACGATACTAGGAAGCGACGATAAAAGCGGCGTATCCATAATAGTTGAAGTACTTCGAGCGCTCAAGGAAAACAACATTCCCCACGGGGATATAGAGGTCGCATTTACTATATGCGAGGAAATAGGTCTCCTCGGAGCAAAATTCCTTGACCCTTCAAGCTTTAAAAGCCCATACGGAATAGTTCTTGACAGCAGCACACCAGAGAGACTCGTCCTCAGGTGTCCGTGCTCGGATATAATGGATGTAAAAATACACGGCGTTGAAGCACATTCGGGGCTTTGCCCCGAGAACGGGATAAGCGCCCTAGAAATATTAAGCGATGCGATCTCGAGAATGAAACTCGGAAGAATAGACCACGAAACAACAGCAAACATAGGAAAGGTAAAGGGAGGATCCGCGATAAACATAGTTCCCGGTCTTGTTGAAGTGAAGGCCGAGGCTCGAAGCCACGATGAAGGGAAACTTGACGCGCAGATACGGCACATGCAAAAGTGCTTTCTGGAAGCGGCCCAAAGCAGGGAACTTTTCCTAGACGGGGAACGACTCGGCGCACGTGCGGAGGTCGAGATAGAACGCGTGTATCCCGTAATGAATGTTTCTCCGCAGGCAACCGTGACTAATCTTGTACTTGAAGCCGCTACGAACCTGGACCACAACATAGAACTCCATACAAGCGGCGGAGGATGCGACGCAAACTTCATAAACGAGAAGGGAATCGAATGCGTAAACCTTGGAACGGGAATGTACGAGCTTCATACTGTAAACGAATATCTTCTGATCGATGAATTCCGCAGGTCAGCGGAGATAGTCCTTGAAACCATAAAACTCCATTCGGAAAGCAACTGAGCGATGAAGGCTCTAATTCTGGTTGATCATGGAAGCACTGTAGAAGAAGCAAACGCCCTTCTCGAAGACGTAGCCGACAAGGCAAGAGCCTACCAAGACTCACCGTTTGATATGGTTGAGCACTGCCACATGGAACTCTGCGAACCGTCAATAAAAGAGGCTTTTCGCAAATGCGTCGCGGCCGGCGCGAGCGACATAACGGTCCACCCGTACTTTCTTGTACCGGGAAGACATTCAAAATCCGATATACCCAGGATGGTGGCGGAGGCAGCGCAAGATTTTCCACAAGTAAGCTACAGGGTAACAGAACCACTGGGGCTTCACGACAAGATAATAGAAGTCATATTTGAAAGATCTCTTGGATAATCCTCGTATAAGATCTGATGAAAAAATATTCGGCGCTGCTTTTTGATCTTTTTGACACACTTGTCATGTTCGAGCCGTCCCGTCTACCAAAGGTAACGCTTAATGGAGAAACCTGGAACTCCACCGCGCAGCACGTTTTCACACGAATGCGAAGCAGTCTCGGTGAAATGGAATTTACGGATTTCTACGAACCTTTTGTCGAAAGCCACAGAGAACTTCTGGAACTCAGGAAAAAGGATTTAAGAGAGTATCCAAACAGAAAGAGATTTGAGATATTCATGGAGAAAATAGATTTAGAAGGAGACGACGGCTTGCTTGAGAAGTTCGTATTCTCACACATGGAAGGCCTCTGCGGAGCCATGGTATACCCGGAGCATCATACGGAAGTTCTTCTGTATCTTAAAGAGAAAGGATACAGGCTTTCGGTCGTATCAAATTTCGATCACGCTCCTACGGCACGAGAGCTGCTTAGAAAATTCGAAATTGCAGGTTTCTTTGAACATATAGTGATATCAGAAGAAGTAGGCTGGAGAAAACCTCACAGGAAAATATTCGAATTTGCTCTTGCCAGTCTCGGCGAGAATCCATCAGACGTCATTTTCATAGGAGACAACCCTGAAGCTGACATAATGGGATCTTCAGGCTGCGGGATTGACTCTGTGTGGGTAAGAAGAAGAGAACAGTTCACCCGGGCAAAACCGAATTTCATCATAGAAGATCTGAAAGATCTGAAGGGAATAGTCTAGAAAGACACCGCTTAGATGAAAAGATTGGGAATTATAGCGATGGCTAGACGGTTGAGTATAACACAGCGATGATAAGGACTTACAAGTGTCGTGCCAAGCTAACAAGGTCTGGGCATGAGGCGTTATCCCGGGTATTCGGGATGTGCACCACGCTCTACAATGCCTGCCTTGAGGAGCGTATTGACTGCTACAGGAAGACGGGCGAATTCCGTTCATATTACAACCAGTGCAAAGCACTGACCGAAGTGAGGGCGGATGATCCTGAGTATGCCAATATCAGCGTTCAGGTGTTCCGTGGGGTTGTGGGTCGCATAGACAAGGCGTACAAGTCCTTTTTCCGCAGGGTGAAGACCAAAGAGAAAGCTGGTTTCCCTCGATTTAAGAGTTCCAGGCGTTGGCGAACAATAGAGATAAACGACCAGTGCTGGAAGGTATTGAAGCGTGAAGGGCAGAAGCTGGTTCTCAAGATAAAGGGACTTCCCCACATCGAAGTAAAGACCGAGCGGGAACTACCCCCAAACACATTGCTGAAAGCGATACGAATTACAAGAAAGCCCTCGCGGACGGAAGTCGCGTTATCGTATGAGCTACCGACTTCCGAGCTAAAACCAGTCGGAAATCCCGTTGGGATAGACATGGGGATATCTAAGCGTCTTACCTTGAGTAATGGGGAAACTGTGGAGAAGAGGGAGATGGATAGGCGGAGGTTAATACGGTTGCAGCGTTCCGTATCTCGCAAGAAAAAAGGAAGTAATAATAGAAAGAAAACGGTTTCGTTGCTTGCTAAGGAATGGCAGAGACTTACGGACAAAGAGAGGAACTATCTCCACAGGCTAACTTCGGAAATAGTAAGGATGTACGATTTTATAGCGGTAGAGAAGCTTGAAACGAAAAAGATGCTTGGCAACAGGCAGTTGGCAAAGAGCATATCTGAGCAAACTTGGGGGAAGTTCGCTGCGCTACTTAACGAGAAGGCTGAGAGTGCTGGCGTTACAGTAGTGGAAGTGGACCCCAAGGGAACTTCTCAGGAATGCTCAAGTTGCGGAGCAACAGTAGAGAAATCCCTGTCCGTCCGGACGCATAGGTGTAGTTGCGGATATGAAGCGGACAGGGATGTAAACGCAGCAATAAATATCCTTCATCGAGGCATCTCGATTGCGGGTGGGAAACTCAAGCAGTCCCGCATGGCCGGGAGGATGAGAGAGAAGCAAGACAGCGGTCTTGCTCGGCCAAGAACAGTAGAGGTAACTGTCTAGTTATGACTATAAGTCCCAAAAGATTCACCCGCACGGAAAGAAGACTCCCCGCAACAAGAAGCAAAAATCAAATAGCCACAATACAGAGGATGCTTGAGAGAAAATCCTCTCTTTACGCAGACAAGATTGCGTATTCCATAAGAAAAGATGATCTATCCGTAAGTTCTTTCACCTTCAGCGAAGTTTTCACTCTTTTCACCCAGTTCTCAGCGCATCTCATCTCTCTAGGTCTTAAGAGAAGGGAACATGTGGCAATAGTGGGGGAGAACAGTCCACAGTGGGCGATTTCCTACTTTGCGGTAATCTGGGCAGGCGCCATAGCCGTCCCACTTGACGCAAGGTCAAGAACAGAACACATAAAACAGGTGCTCGCGCTCTCAGATTCAAGGTTTCTCATCGCCTCTGCGGGGTTTACGGAAGCTTTGAGTAACACGGGGGCAGTCGAGCACATAATACAAATGGATGAGGCTATTGAGGTTCGGTCACACACCGAAAAAACCGTGCCCGCGGAAAAACTAGAACCCGAGGAGATAGCCGATATAGTTTTTACCTCGGGAACAACGGGCAACCCCAAAGGCGTAATGCTCTCCCACGCGAGCATAATGTCAAACCTGGAGACACTATACAGCGCCTTTCCCATAACAGTGGAAGACACGGCTTTTTCCATACTGCCCATTCACCACGTATATGAAAGAATAGGTGGAATACTGCTGTCCTTTTACTGTGGACAAAGGGTGTTTTTCTCAAGAAGCATAAAACCGAGGGAAATGCTCTCCGACCTTAAAGTCGCAAGGCCAACCGTATGGCTTAACACCCCCTTGATACTCGAGAGACTGCTTCAGAGAATCGAACAGAACAAGGCAAAGAATTTCCTCACAAGAGCCCTCCCCCCCAAGTTTTTCGGGAAAATGGCAAAAAAACGTCTGGGTCTTGACCGCCTCAGAATTATAGTAAGCGGCGGAGCCGCCCTCTCGGAACCGGCTTCCGAGGGACTTGAAAAATACGAATTTCCCCTCTTGCAGGGATACGGAATGAGTGAAACGGCTGCGGTTATATCCGCAAATCCCTTTTCGAAACCGAAGAACGCAAGCGGCGGCATGGTGCTTGAGAACTGCGAGGTCGAAATAAGAGATGTAGACTCCGAGGGAATCGGGGAAATATGCGTTAGGGGCTCGAACATAATGAACGGCTACTACAAAAACCCCGGTGCGACGAAAGAGGTCCTCTCGGATGACGGCTGGCTTAGAACCGGTGACCTCGGTTATTTTGATCACGAAGGTTACCTCTACATAACGGGAAGAAAAAAATCGGTTATCGTAACTAAGGGAGGAAAAAATATTTCTCCCGAGGAAATCGAGGAAAAGCTCACCCCGCTTGAAACGGTTGAAGAAGCGATTGTATTCAGCCCGGATGATGAAAGGATACAGGCCGTGATATTTCCAGAGGCGGAGGGAATTTCCAAAAAGCTAGGA is a genomic window of Candidatus Dadabacteria bacterium containing:
- a CDS encoding leucyl aminopeptidase; the protein is MEFFLIKDNIADVESDSVVFFCYEGQRLPAAARKIDSKLGGFLSDKVKSSDFKGAFGKTVVVDTPGDFNTKTVVLLGLGKKENFGALEAFRAANIAVARTGQHSRTVSVDFSNVDREFLKIFLEGMACGTYEYGKFKSSGRRKNRIEKVCIASRKISANYFSGEAAYASAVSSSVAFSRDLVNDPPNILTPSILAEHAFSISEGSEHISCKVLDRDEIRQMGMGGLSAVSFGSSEPPRFIHLSYSPPVKSRKKVAIVGKGITFDSGGLCLKPADSMRTMKMDMAGAAVVLGTMKALGELTPSVNVHGIVPATENMTGASAYKPDDVVTALNGKTIEIINTDAEGRVALSDALSYAVRLGVSEIVDLATLTGACIVGLGLHNAGVMGNNANLVKSILGSADDVGEKMWELPLDAELREEIRSRVADVKNVGSRWGGAITAALFLENFVSDVPWVHIDIAGPSYVEKSSDWYQYGASGFGVRTMVNYLMNR
- a CDS encoding M20/M25/M40 family metallo-hydrolase, producing the protein MIQEERMTRHLMDIIQIDSPSKKEKDVALRLEEEMRDLGADCFYDDAGDKVEGNIGNLIVKLPGTKKDVPPFFLCSHMDTVSPGEGIKPRVEDGVMRSDGTTILGSDDKSGVSIIVEVLRALKENNIPHGDIEVAFTICEEIGLLGAKFLDPSSFKSPYGIVLDSSTPERLVLRCPCSDIMDVKIHGVEAHSGLCPENGISALEILSDAISRMKLGRIDHETTANIGKVKGGSAINIVPGLVEVKAEARSHDEGKLDAQIRHMQKCFLEAAQSRELFLDGERLGARAEVEIERVYPVMNVSPQATVTNLVLEAATNLDHNIELHTSGGGCDANFINEKGIECVNLGTGMYELHTVNEYLLIDEFRRSAEIVLETIKLHSESN
- a CDS encoding cobalamin biosynthesis protein CbiX, which produces MKALILVDHGSTVEEANALLEDVADKARAYQDSPFDMVEHCHMELCEPSIKEAFRKCVAAGASDITVHPYFLVPGRHSKSDIPRMVAEAAQDFPQVSYRVTEPLGLHDKIIEVIFERSLG
- a CDS encoding HAD family hydrolase — protein: MKKYSALLFDLFDTLVMFEPSRLPKVTLNGETWNSTAQHVFTRMRSSLGEMEFTDFYEPFVESHRELLELRKKDLREYPNRKRFEIFMEKIDLEGDDGLLEKFVFSHMEGLCGAMVYPEHHTEVLLYLKEKGYRLSVVSNFDHAPTARELLRKFEIAGFFEHIVISEEVGWRKPHRKIFEFALASLGENPSDVIFIGDNPEADIMGSSGCGIDSVWVRRREQFTRAKPNFIIEDLKDLKGIV
- a CDS encoding IS200/IS605 family element transposase accessory protein TnpB, whose protein sequence is MIRTYKCRAKLTRSGHEALSRVFGMCTTLYNACLEERIDCYRKTGEFRSYYNQCKALTEVRADDPEYANISVQVFRGVVGRIDKAYKSFFRRVKTKEKAGFPRFKSSRRWRTIEINDQCWKVLKREGQKLVLKIKGLPHIEVKTERELPPNTLLKAIRITRKPSRTEVALSYELPTSELKPVGNPVGIDMGISKRLTLSNGETVEKREMDRRRLIRLQRSVSRKKKGSNNRKKTVSLLAKEWQRLTDKERNYLHRLTSEIVRMYDFIAVEKLETKKMLGNRQLAKSISEQTWGKFAALLNEKAESAGVTVVEVDPKGTSQECSSCGATVEKSLSVRTHRCSCGYEADRDVNAAINILHRGISIAGGKLKQSRMAGRMREKQDSGLARPRTVEVTV
- a CDS encoding long-chain fatty acid--CoA ligase — protein: MTISPKRFTRTERRLPATRSKNQIATIQRMLERKSSLYADKIAYSIRKDDLSVSSFTFSEVFTLFTQFSAHLISLGLKRREHVAIVGENSPQWAISYFAVIWAGAIAVPLDARSRTEHIKQVLALSDSRFLIASAGFTEALSNTGAVEHIIQMDEAIEVRSHTEKTVPAEKLEPEEIADIVFTSGTTGNPKGVMLSHASIMSNLETLYSAFPITVEDTAFSILPIHHVYERIGGILLSFYCGQRVFFSRSIKPREMLSDLKVARPTVWLNTPLILERLLQRIEQNKAKNFLTRALPPKFFGKMAKKRLGLDRLRIIVSGGAALSEPASEGLEKYEFPLLQGYGMSETAAVISANPFSKPKNASGGMVLENCEVEIRDVDSEGIGEICVRGSNIMNGYYKNPGATKEVLSDDGWLRTGDLGYFDHEGYLYITGRKKSVIVTKGGKNISPEEIEEKLTPLETVEEAIVFSPDDERIQAVIFPEAEGISKKLGQPPQHGDDQRIWDILKGEISELNRRLEPHKRISHFAVATEELPKTTTRKVKRYLFRDMDISKTTKFIQPPEDK